Proteins from a genomic interval of Methanofollis formosanus:
- the gatE gene encoding Glu-tRNA(Gln) amidotransferase subunit GatE, producing the protein MDFKALGLMAGIEIHQQLDTKEKLFCHCPTTLRETEEHTGEFVRYLHATVSEMGEVDRAAAEEMMNRRQFRYFAYDTTCLVENDEEPPAPMNQEALEIALQVAKTFEMHPVEQVHTMRKLVIDGSNTSGFQRTAMVALAGVLPGDGEVETICLEEEAAQRVVDGTFSLDRLGIPLVEITTSPCMHTPEAVQETARHIGMVLRSTGRVKRGLGTIRQDVNVSIKDGARVEIKGVQELDLIAEVVRREVTRQVNLLAIRDELRARNASVGEETHDVTALFAETNSSILKRAKSILAVVLPGFAGLVGREVQPGRRLGTEISDYVKKCGLGGIFHTDELPAYGVTAEEVAMLRAHLGAADGDAVILISGSVEKAACGAKQVRHRARLALEGVPEETRKMLDEGNTAYMRPLPGAARMYPETDVLPVTITDERWSAVEVPELLSDLARRMEEELGLDPAVARQAAYSEHLPLFRAAVQAGIRPNLAARTVLGTLKELSRAGVAVEAVADQDVLTVLAAVEAGEVAKEAVPDLLTEVAGGTPAAEAVEEHAGGVSAEDLAAIVAKIVADRIEFVQDKQMRALGPLMGVVMEEVRGKVDGKKVSEALRAEISRVI; encoded by the coding sequence ATGGACTTTAAGGCGCTCGGGCTCATGGCCGGGATCGAGATCCACCAGCAGCTCGACACCAAAGAGAAACTCTTCTGCCACTGCCCCACCACGCTCCGGGAGACCGAGGAGCACACCGGCGAGTTCGTCCGGTACCTCCACGCGACGGTCTCCGAGATGGGCGAGGTCGATCGGGCGGCGGCCGAAGAGATGATGAACCGCCGGCAGTTCCGCTACTTCGCCTACGACACCACCTGTCTGGTGGAGAACGACGAGGAACCCCCGGCCCCGATGAACCAGGAGGCCCTCGAGATCGCCCTCCAGGTCGCCAAGACCTTCGAGATGCACCCGGTCGAACAGGTGCACACCATGCGCAAACTCGTCATCGACGGCTCGAACACCAGCGGGTTCCAGCGGACGGCGATGGTGGCGCTTGCCGGCGTCCTGCCCGGCGACGGCGAGGTCGAGACCATCTGTCTCGAAGAGGAGGCGGCCCAGCGCGTCGTGGACGGCACCTTCTCCCTCGACCGCCTGGGCATCCCGCTCGTCGAGATCACCACCTCGCCCTGCATGCACACCCCCGAGGCGGTCCAGGAGACGGCCCGCCACATCGGGATGGTGCTCAGGTCCACCGGCCGGGTGAAGCGCGGCCTGGGGACGATCCGCCAGGACGTCAACGTCTCGATCAAAGACGGCGCCCGCGTCGAGATCAAGGGCGTGCAGGAACTCGACCTCATCGCCGAGGTGGTCCGCCGCGAGGTGACGCGGCAGGTGAACCTCCTCGCCATCCGCGACGAACTCCGCGCCCGCAACGCCTCGGTCGGCGAGGAGACCCACGACGTCACCGCCCTCTTCGCGGAGACGAACTCCTCCATCCTCAAACGGGCGAAGTCGATTCTCGCCGTCGTCCTGCCGGGCTTCGCCGGCCTGGTCGGTCGCGAGGTCCAGCCCGGCCGGAGGCTCGGCACCGAGATCTCCGACTACGTGAAGAAGTGCGGGCTGGGCGGGATCTTCCACACCGACGAACTCCCGGCCTACGGCGTCACCGCCGAGGAGGTCGCCATGCTCCGCGCGCACCTCGGCGCCGCCGATGGGGACGCGGTCATCCTCATCTCAGGCAGCGTGGAGAAGGCCGCCTGCGGCGCGAAGCAGGTCCGCCACCGCGCCCGCCTCGCCCTCGAAGGCGTGCCCGAGGAGACCAGGAAGATGCTCGACGAGGGGAACACCGCCTACATGCGTCCCCTCCCAGGCGCCGCCAGGATGTATCCGGAGACCGACGTCCTCCCGGTGACGATCACCGACGAACGCTGGTCGGCCGTCGAGGTGCCAGAACTCCTCTCCGACCTGGCACGCCGGATGGAAGAGGAACTCGGCCTCGACCCCGCGGTGGCCAGGCAGGCCGCCTACTCCGAGCACCTCCCGCTCTTCAGGGCGGCGGTGCAGGCCGGGATCAGGCCCAACCTCGCGGCGCGGACGGTGCTCGGCACCCTCAAGGAACTCTCCAGGGCCGGCGTGGCCGTCGAGGCGGTCGCCGACCAGGACGTCCTGACCGTCCTCGCCGCCGTCGAGGCGGGCGAGGTCGCCAAAGAAGCGGTCCCCGACCTGCTCACCGAGGTCGCAGGCGGGACGCCGGCGGCAGAAGCGGTCGAGGAGCACGCCGGCGGGGTCTCGGCCGAAGACCTGGCCGCGATCGTCGCGAAGATCGTCGCCGACCGGATCGAGTTCGTCCAGGACAAACAGATGCGGGCCCTCGGGCCGCTGATGGGCGTCGTGATGGAAGAGGTCCGCGGAAAAGTCGACGGCAAGAAGGTGAGCGAGGCGCTGCGGGCCGAGATCTCGCGGGTGATCTGA
- a CDS encoding DUF5350 family protein, producing the protein MGKTGTTTWAQVKNVRGKIRLVRAQEATQKKPGPNQRFKASATLKKIAIQAERQQGRGGRGGRGGARRGGRGGRGGQEMNDQRVRRRMIRSKATAMGVKQKSR; encoded by the coding sequence ATGGGAAAAACAGGAACCACGACCTGGGCCCAGGTGAAGAATGTCAGAGGCAAGATCCGCCTGGTCCGGGCACAAGAGGCAACCCAGAAGAAGCCGGGGCCGAACCAGCGCTTTAAGGCGTCGGCAACCCTGAAGAAGATCGCAATCCAGGCCGAGCGCCAGCAGGGCCGTGGCGGTCGCGGCGGCCGTGGCGGTGCTCGTCGCGGTGGTCGCGGTGGTCGCGGCGGCCAGGAAATGAACGACCAGCGCGTCCGCCGGCGGATGATCCGCTCCAAGGCGACCGCAATGGGCGTGAAGCAGAAGTCCAGGTGA
- a CDS encoding nitroreductase family protein, with protein sequence MDSSEFLSFLESRQTVRDYAPDEEVTGEETDFIIRAATTAPSAGNREAWDVVVVRAEDQREALAEAAFDQAHIRNAPVVFVVCANYVRSMSRYGDRGILYALEDATIACTYMMLAAHALRLHACWTGAFEEENVREVLNVPPHIRPVALLAVGRGEVPAARTDRMPVGEHVHRETW encoded by the coding sequence ATGGACTCCTCTGAGTTTCTCTCGTTCCTCGAGAGCCGCCAGACGGTCAGGGACTACGCCCCTGACGAGGAGGTGACCGGGGAGGAGACCGACTTCATCATCAGGGCCGCGACCACGGCGCCGAGCGCCGGCAACCGCGAGGCCTGGGACGTCGTCGTGGTGCGGGCCGAAGACCAGCGGGAGGCCCTCGCGGAGGCCGCCTTCGACCAGGCGCATATCAGAAACGCCCCGGTCGTCTTCGTCGTCTGCGCCAACTATGTCAGGTCGATGTCGCGCTACGGGGACCGGGGCATCCTTTATGCCCTCGAGGACGCAACCATTGCCTGTACCTATATGATGCTCGCCGCCCATGCCCTCAGGCTTCACGCCTGCTGGACGGGCGCCTTTGAAGAGGAAAACGTCAGAGAAGTCCTCAACGTCCCGCCGCACATCCGTCCGGTGGCCCTCCTTGCCGTCGGCAGGGGCGAGGTGCCGGCCGCCCGGACCGACCGGATGCCGGTGGGCGAGCATGTTCACCGAGAGACCTGGTAA
- a CDS encoding DUF555 domain-containing protein yields the protein MTNYLVTLESAWVVKDVKSLDDAVGIAISEAGKRLNPSAKFVEIESGYSQCPFCEEDLNCALVVANTALVGLMLSMKVFNAESPEHAQRIAKSVVGRALRTVPLKVTDVQEI from the coding sequence ATGACCAACTATCTTGTCACCCTCGAGTCAGCATGGGTCGTCAAGGACGTCAAGTCCCTGGACGACGCCGTGGGAATCGCGATCAGCGAGGCGGGCAAACGCCTCAACCCCTCGGCAAAGTTTGTCGAGATCGAGAGCGGGTACAGCCAGTGCCCGTTCTGTGAAGAAGACCTGAACTGTGCACTGGTCGTTGCGAACACCGCCCTGGTCGGGCTCATGCTCTCGATGAAGGTCTTCAACGCCGAGTCGCCGGAGCATGCGCAGCGGATCGCGAAGTCGGTCGTCGGCAGGGCGCTGCGCACCGTGCCTCTCAAAGTCACGGATGTGCAGGAGATATGA